In Sceloporus undulatus isolate JIND9_A2432 ecotype Alabama chromosome 7, SceUnd_v1.1, whole genome shotgun sequence, one DNA window encodes the following:
- the LOC121937066 gene encoding MARVEL domain-containing protein 2-like, whose translation MASSSHGLESDFANISPDPEAPYLKPIRRFIPPSWKTFFQRWKQQPWRENSFLTFSPEVISHSPPASPSLECHQRTIFGREESLGISDKDEEDVKEPLPPSVTPPKSGKTGLSPTSQGGLSTAPPSYEEKLEAYDRKYSYMKSWPGLLRLMGGLELILGGMVFACTAAYIQKDYQWSAVYRDSFMPYNGLTGYGYNYYGPMTPFVLVVASLAWLVTVILLGLGVTMYYRTILLHSHWWPLAEFGLNLLMFLLYMAASIAYVNDVSRGGLCYSFYAYNPLIAALCRVEGGQIAAIAFLFLTTLLYLAGSLVCLKMWKHEAARRTEMVVARPYNEELLQKPILVQVAPETHLSESCHDSPPAGKVTRRVEFSEKVEAPETLSCAIPTGHTPKPHIVPDYLLKYPSIKTAEEREKYKAVFNDQYAEYKELHGEVQTALRKFKELQAMMSKLPHRSLDLEDQGRVSAVWREYKSKKKDPAFLEKQERCAYLARKLAHLKAQIQAYDRETSEEGSIYF comes from the exons ATGGCCAGTTCCTCTCATGGCTTGGAGTCGGACTTTGCTAATATATCTCCAGACCCAGAGGCACCATACCTAAAGCCCATTCGGCGTTTCATACCCCCATCTTGGAAAACATTCTTCCAGAGATGGAAGCAGCAGCCCTGGAGGGAGAATTCTTTTTTAACCTTCTCCCCAGAAGTCATCTCACACTCCCCGCCAGCATCTCCATCTTTGGAGTGCCATCAGAGGACCATCTTTGGCCGAGAGGAGAGTTTGGGCATCAGTGATAAGGACGAGGAAGATGTCAAGGAACCCCTCCCACCCTCGGTCACCCCTCCAAAGTCTGGCAAGACAGGCCTGTCCCCTACAAGCCAAGGGGGTTTATCGACTGCTCCGCCGAGCTATGAGGAAAAACTGGAGGCCTACGACCGGAAGTATTCCTACATGAAGTCATGGCCAGGCCTCCTGAGGCTCATGGGTGGACTGGAGCTCATACTGGGTGGAATGGTCTTTGCCTGTACGGCGGCTTACATCCAGAAGGACTACCAGTGGTCTGCCGTCTACAGAGACTCTTTTATGCCTTACAACGGGCTCACGGGGTACGGGTACAATTACTATGGCCCTATGACCCCCTTCGTCCTGGTGGTGGCCAGCTTGGCATGGCTCGTGACTGTCATCTTGCTGGGCCTTGGTGTGACCATGTACTACAGGACCATCCTCCTCCACTCCCACTGGTGGCCTTTGGCTGAATTTGGTCTCAACCTCCTCATGTTCTTGCTTTACATGGCTGCCTCCATCGCCTACGTCAACGATGTCAGTCGGGGTGGACTGTGCTACTCCTTCTATGCCTACAACCCTCTCATTGCGGCGTTGTGCCGGGTTGAGGGGGGACAGATAGCCGCCATCGCCTTCCTCTTCCTTACCACTTTGCTCTACCTGGCTGGGTCTCTTGTCTGTCTCAAGATGTGGAAGCATGAAGCTGCAAGGAGGACTGAGATGGTTGTGGCAAGACCCTACAATGAGGAGCTATTG CAAAAGCCAATCCTCGTGCAAGTTGCACCTGAGACACATCTCTCCGAATCCTGCCATGACTCTCCTCCAGCAGGGAAAGTAACTCGGCGTGTCGAATTTTCCGAAAAGGTGGAGGCCCCGGAGACACTGAGCTGTGCCATCCCAACGGGTCACACCCCCAAACCCCACATTGTCCCCGATTATCTTCT GAAATATCCCAGCATCAAGACTGCGGAGGAACGGGAGAAGTACAAAGCCGTCTTCAATGACCAATACGCTGAGTACAAGGAGCTTCACGGTGAAGTCCAAACTGCGCTACGGAAATTCAAAGAACTGCAAGCCATGATGTCCAAGCTTCCTCACCGCTCACTGGACTTGGAG GATCAAGGCAGGGTCTCAGCTGTCTGGAGAGAATACAAGAGCAAGAAGAAG GATCCGGCTTTCCTGGAGAAACAGGAGCGCTGTGCCTACCTCGCAAGGAAGCTGGCTCACCTCAAGGCCCAGATTCAAGCCTACGACCGAGAGACCAGTGAGGAGGGGTCCATCTACTTCTGA